One Osmerus eperlanus chromosome 16, fOsmEpe2.1, whole genome shotgun sequence DNA segment encodes these proteins:
- the napgb gene encoding N-ethylmaleimide-sensitive factor attachment protein, gamma b has translation MAAQKINEAHEHIAKAEKCLKTNLTKWKPDYDTAASEYAKAAVCFKNAKQFEQAKDAYLKEAEYHTENKTLFHAAKAIEQAGMMMKDMKKMPEAIEYIEKASMMYVENGTPDTAAMALDRAGKLIEPMSLEKAVDLYQKAASVFENEDRLRQAAELLGKASRLLVRLRRLDEAAVALQKEKNMYKDIENYPMCFKKTTAQVLVHLHRVDFVAADKCVRDTYSLPGYDTSEDAIAMNTLLAGYDDQDEDVVHYICNLPLLKYMDNDYAKLAISLRVPGGGVKKKKTPAAPQGGASGEVAPEEDDDYEGGLC, from the exons ATGGCCGCACAGAAAATAAACGAAGCTCATGAGCACATCGCAAAAGCGGAGAAATG TTTAAAAACAAATCTAACCAAGTGGAAGCCAGATTATGACACTGCTGCGTCCGAGTATGCCAAAGCTG ctgtgtgtttcaagaatgccaaacagtttgAGCAAGCAAAGGATGCCTACCTGAAGGAGGCAGAATATCACACAGAAAATAAAAC ACTATTTCATGCTGCGAA agCAATTGAGCAAGCtgggatgatgatgaag GACATGAAGAAGATGCCAGAGGCTATCGAATACATAGAAAAAGCCAGCATGATGTATGTGGAGAATGGAACTCCTGACACAGCAGCAATGGCTTTGGACAGGGCTGGCAA ACTCATTGAACCTATGAGCTTGGAGAAAGCTGTGGACTTGTATCAGAAGGCAGCATCTGTTTTTGAA AATGAGGACCGTCTTCGTCAAGCAGCTGAACTTTTGGGGAAAGCCTCCAGACTCCTGGTCCGGTTGCGCAG GCTTGATGAAGCTGCAGTGGCTCTTCAGAAAGAGAAGAACATGTACAAAGATATTGAAAACTATCCAATGTGCTTTAAG AAAACAACTGCACAAGTGCTGGTACATCTTCACCGAGTGGACTTTGTGGCTGCAGATAAATGTGTCAGAGACACTTACAG TTTACCTGGGTACGATACAAGTGAAGATGCCATTGCCATGAATACACTACTGGCGGGGTATGATGATCAGGATGAGGATGTAGTCCACTACATTTGTAACTTACCTTTACTGAAGTACATGGACAATGAT TATGCCAAGTTGGCCATATCCTTGAGGGTGCCTGGAGGTGgagtgaagaagaagaagacccCTGCTGCACCACAAGGGGGCGCCAGTGGGGAGGTCGCACCAGAGGAGGACGACGACTATGAGGGAGGCTTGTGTTAA